The Methanobacteriaceae archaeon genome includes a region encoding these proteins:
- the pyrB gene encoding aspartate carbamoyltransferase, translated as MIKIFKLKNIISIKDFEREDIEYILDEASKLEDIAKSRDISEELKGKILGLMFFEPSTRTKMSFETSMKRLSGECIGFESSGSSSVSKGESIADTAKMFEGYSDALVIRHELEGVTKFISDVVDVPVINAGDGAGQHPTQTLLDLYTIKNEIGQIDNLKIALIGDLKFGRTVHSLSYALGLFKNVKIYLISPPELKMPQEVLHDIEGTNVEYEEVDSIEEILDDVNVLYVTRIQKERFADINDYLKIKGAYVLNKKLVEGKDLIIMHPLPRIDEIDPDLDDTKYNKYFTQAANAVPVRMAILKTLIKNNPK; from the coding sequence TTGATTAAAATTTTTAAATTAAAAAATATAATTTCAATAAAAGACTTTGAAAGAGAAGATATTGAATATATTCTTGATGAAGCTTCAAAATTGGAAGACATTGCAAAATCCAGAGACATATCTGAAGAATTAAAGGGAAAAATTCTCGGATTAATGTTTTTTGAACCTTCAACAAGGACCAAAATGTCATTTGAAACCTCCATGAAACGTTTAAGCGGAGAATGCATTGGTTTTGAAAGCAGTGGATCTAGTTCTGTATCTAAAGGTGAAAGTATTGCTGATACTGCAAAAATGTTTGAAGGATATAGTGATGCTTTAGTTATTAGACACGAACTTGAAGGAGTAACAAAATTCATCTCTGATGTAGTAGATGTTCCTGTAATTAACGCAGGAGATGGAGCTGGCCAACACCCAACCCAAACATTGCTTGATTTATACACTATCAAAAATGAAATCGGACAAATTGACAACTTAAAAATCGCATTGATTGGTGATTTAAAATTCGGTCGTACAGTTCACTCATTATCATATGCATTAGGATTATTTAAAAACGTTAAAATTTATTTAATTTCACCACCTGAGCTTAAAATGCCACAGGAAGTTCTTCATGATATTGAAGGAACTAATGTTGAATATGAAGAAGTAGATAGTATTGAAGAAATCCTTGATGACGTTAATGTATTGTATGTAACAAGAATACAAAAAGAGCGTTTTGCAGACATTAACGATTATTTGAAAATTAAAGGAGCATATGTGCTTAATAAAAAATTAGTTGAAGGTAAGGATTTAATTATTATGCATCCTTTACCAAGAATTGATGAAATAGATCCAGACCTTGATGATACAAAGTATAACAAGTATTTCACACAGGCAGCAAATGCAGTTCCTGTGAGAATGGCTATTTTAAAAACATTAATTAAGAACAACCCTAAATAA